The Paraburkholderia megapolitana genomic sequence ATGAACACGACAATGCCGACCGCGAAATTGCCGCCCACGAGGAAGTGCCCGAACGCCTCGATCACCTGCCCGGCTGCATCTGGACCGGTGTGACCTTCGAGCAGCACGACGCGCGTCGATGCGACGTTCAGCGACAGGCGCAGCAGCGTCGAGAACAGCAGCACGCTCGGGAACGCGGCGAAATCGAGCGGCTTCATCGTGTACATGCTGACGAGCAGCACCATCACCGACAGCGCGATGTTGAACGTGAACAGCAAGTCGAGCAGGAACGGCGGCAACGGCAGGATCATCATGCCGAGGATCATGCAGATCAGCACCGGCCCGGCGAGTGCCCGCAGGTTGGTGCCGGCCAGCACGTCGGGCCGTCGCGAGAGGAAACCGGCGCGCGTGTTCATGCGCGGCCTCCGCGTCGGGTTTCGTCTTCTTTTGCGAGCGCTTCGGCGGCTTCCTCGGCGGCTTCATCGTCGGAGATGGCGCCCTTGTCGAGTTCGGCGGGCACGTCGAAGCTCGTGGGCACCGTCGGCGCAACGCCGCCTTCGGTATTGAAGCGACGCAACTGATAGACCCACGCGAGCACTTCGGCGACCGCGCCGTACAGCGCACCCGGAATCTCGCGGTTCAGATCGACGTTGTGATAGAGCGCCCGCGCAAGCGGCGGCGCTTCGAGCAGCGGTACGTTGTGTTCGGCGGCGATCTCGCGGATACGCAACGCGACGAGATTCACGCCCTTCGCGACCACCTTCGGCGCGCGCATCTCGCCGTCGGTGTACTTCAGCGCGACCGCGAAGTGGGTCGGGTTCGTCACGACGACGTCGGCCTTCGGCACCTCGGACATCATCCGGCGGCGTGCCAGCGCGCGCGCCTGCGAACGGATACGCCCCTTCACCAGCGGATCGCCTTCGTTCTCGCGGTGTTCGCGCTTCACTTCATCCTTGCTCATGCGGAGTTTCTTCTGGAACTGCCAGAGTTGATACGGCACGTCGAGCGCGGCCACGAGCAACATGCCCGCGACCGTCATGGCGCAGCACACGGCGATCAGGTGACCCGCGTTGGCGAGTGCGACATCTAGTGGCTGCGTACAGAGCGCGATCACCTCGTCGCGCCGCTGCCAGACCGCTATGCCGCCCACCAGACCCACCACCAGCGTCTTCGCGAGCGACAGTCCAAGCTGGATCGGACCGTTGATCGAGAAAATGCGCCCAAGGCCGGTGAGCGGATTCAACCGGCCGAAATTGGGTTCAAGCGATTTGCTCGAGATCAGCCAGCCGCCCAGCGCCATCGGTGCGAACAGCGCGGCGGCACCGGTCAGTCCGAGTACGGGCGCAAGCGCATAGAGACCCTCGCGGCCTGCGACGGCCGCGCCGCTCATCATCTGGTGCGAATCGAAGACAGCCGTGTGATCGAACGTGAACGAGTTGCGTAGCATTGCGCGCAGATGCGTGGCGATCGGCCCGGCCATGCCCCATACGCCAAAGAAGCCTGCCGAGAGCAGCGCAAACGAAGCCAGCTCACGCGAGCGCGCGACCTGCCCTTCCTCGCGGGCCTTGTCGACCCGCCGGGGAGTGGCTGCTTCGGTTTTTTCGAGGTCGCTGTCCTCTGCCACCAGGCTCTCCAGACGAGACGGCACGATGCCGTTTTCCAGTGACAGCGATTATTCCCGCAGACGGCAAGGCGCCATCGGCGGATAAGGACGGGGAAACGGGGGTATTTCGGGGGATGGGGAAGCGGCGCACTGCCCCGGGCATGTCGTCGCCCGGGTCAGCGCGCCGTGGCGCTCTTAAAACGCGACGTACGGCGCCGCGCCGCCGGTCGCCCGGCGATCCATACCGAAGAAGATCGTGCGGCCGTAGAAGAACGGCAAACCGAGATCGAGCTGGCCCAGGCCGCCGGCAGCAGCGAGATCGTTGAATGCGTAGTTGCTGGTGTTACCGAACAGCGTCGCGGCGCTCGTGACGTTCATCGTGACCGTCCCGACCGTGCCGTTCACACCGACCAGGGTCGCGGTGCGGGACGTCGGCGTGGACGGACAATAGAAGCCCGAATAGTTGCTGTTAGTACATTGCGTCAGCGTCTGGTCGGACAGGAAGTAGGCGTTCGACCCCGAGTCGAGGAACGCCGTCACCGTACTGCCGTTGAACGTGCTGCTGACCATATTGCCGGCGCTATTCGTCGTAAACGTCTGGCTCGCTGTGAGCGTGTTGTTCGCCTGCGTACCGATACCGAACGTCAGTGTGCCGGACGCCGACGTCGCACCGGTGCTGGAGATGGACGGCATCTGGAGGACCACGCCGTTGTTGTCGACCGGGAAGTTCTGCACCGGGTTCGCGACCTGCTGCGTGGTGGGCAGCGTCGTCTTCGTGCAATTGGTGCCGCTCGGGCACGAGTAATAGATGCTGCTGTTGGCGGAGGTCGCGCAGGTCGTGCCGCAGTCGTTGGGCGCGACGCCGATACCGAGGATGCCGTTCGCGCCGAGCGCACTCGCCGTATTCTGCGCCGGGCCGTTTGCGCAACCGGTAGCCGGCACCGTCGACGACGCCAGGTCGCCGATAATCTGCACCGGGATGCTGCTGGCCGTCTCGCTACCGATCGTCACGTTCGCGGTCCGCACGGTGCCCCACGTGTAACCGATGGCGAATTGCGCGCATTCGGCGATCTGCGCGCCGCTTACGGTCGTGACCGGCAGCGCGCCCGACAACGACGACGTAAGCGCGGAGCTCACCACCCGCAGCCCATACGAGCCCGTGTCGACCTGGATGTTATTGATCGTCTGGCAATTGCTGGTCGAACCCGGCGGGCACACCGTGACGCTGACGGTCGGAATATTCACGACGTTGGCCACCCCGGCGTTGACGGTCAACGCAACCTGGTTGCCGCCGGCCGGCGTCACCGGCGTACTGCCACCACCGCTGCTGCCTCCGCCACCGCCGCATCCGGCGATGCAGGCCGCGGCGATGGCAAGGCCCGCGGCCTGGACCCAGCGAACCCATTGCGTCTTGATCGGTGCTTTCGATTGGACTGTCTGCACTGTCTGTCTCCCGCCCGTCACTGGATGTCGGAGCTGCTGACGCCGGCAGGCAGCGCCTGCGGCAGCCACGCATTGCCTGCGAACGCGCCCATATGGCCGCCCGATTGCACGACGAGATTGTCGCTCTGGACCGACGCGGGACCGTGGCCGCCGCGTGCGGTGCGCACTGCCGTCAGGCCGTCGACATACTGTGGGAAATAAGTGCCTAGCAGGCTGTTGAGATCGGGCATCTGCGGGCCGTTCCATGCGATCCCGAAGACCGTGCCGGCCTGCGACAGATACTCGCGCACGACCGTACCGCTAGCGAGCGTCGTCTCGCGCACGCTGTAGGCCGCGGCGGCAGTGGACGACGCGGTCGATGCCGACGCCGCCGACGATGTGGCATGCATGACGCGCGTAGTAACGGTCGAACCGTCCGGCGGGGTCATGGGACTGCCGCCCAGCGCGGCCTGCGCGGCGGGGACGGCGGACAGCACAAGGCTGGATCCGAGCGTCGTCACGATGACGGCGCGACGTAGTGGGCTCGACATACGGCTCGACATGGCCAGACTCCTCCTGATCGTCTGTCGCGGGGCCGTGTCACCGGCATGTCCGCGACGTGAAAACCGCACCGGTCTCTCAGCCCCGGTGCGCGTGCCCGTAGTATGCCTGTGCCCGAGTGGATTAAGCAGTAGTACAGCGCGTCGGTAAGGGATCGTATGAAACTCAGAAGCCGAGACTCGCGAGCAGATCGTCGACCTGCGCCTGATCCTGCATCACGTCGGGCTTGCCTTCCGGATTGATCTGCGGGCCGTTTACCAGGGTTTCGGTAGGGCCGGCGGCGCCCGCGTGGTCGGTGGCCGGGTGCGCCGCTGCGAGCGCGGCGGCCGTCGCCGCAAACTGCTCGCGCCGCTCGGGCGCGATGTTCTCGACCAGCACACCAAGCAGTTGCTGCTCGATCAGATAGACCACATCCATGATCTTCTTGATCACCTGGCCGGTAAGGTCCTGAAAGTCCTGCGCGAGCATGATCTCGAGCAACTGCGCGTTGGTCGCGCCGGTCGACTCCGGCAGCGCACTCAGAAAGCCGCGCGTATCGCTCATCAGCGCGCGCACTTCGTCGCGCTCGATCGGCGCGGCGTACCACTCGGCCCAGCGCGCATCGAGCTTGCCTGCATCGCGCTGCAGTTGCTCCTGAATCGGCTTGGCGACTTCGATTGCGGTCAACACACGTTCGGCGGCCTGTTCGGTCATCGTGGCGACGTACTTGAGGCGGTCGCGCGCATCCGGCACCGCTTCGGCCGCGCGCTCGACGTGCTTGTCGAGCCCGAGCTCGCGCATCGAGTCGCGCAGCGTGCGCGTGAGCTGCCCGATGCGGGCCAGAATGCGGTCGCTTGCGAAGTCGCCGCCGCTGTCTTCTTTCAGGTCGAAGCCTGACGCGTTGCTCGGCTGGTTCAAGTCAGCTCCCGGCTTTGGCCATCTTTTCGAGGATCTTGTTCACCTTCTCATCGAGCGTCGCCGCGGTGAACGGCTTCACGACATAGCCGCTCGCGCCGGCCTGGGCGGCCGCGATGATGTTTTCCTTCTTCGACTCGGCGGTCACCATCAGCACCGGCAGATGCGCGAGACCCGCATCGGCGCGGATCGCCTTGAGCATCGCGAGGCCGTCGAGGTTCGGCATGTTCCAGTCGGAGATCACGAAGTCGTACGTGCCGCTGCGCAGACGGGCGAGGCCCGCCATGCCGTCCTCGGCTTCGTCGACGTTGCCGTAACCGAGCTCCTTGAGCAGGTTGCGAACGATCCGGCGCATCGTCGGAAAGTCGTCCACGACCAGAATCTTCATTCCCTTATCCATAGCCATTCCCTTTCGCAAATCCAGTTCGTGCGGCACGCTGCCGCCGCTTCAATCGGCCCGCATCATACGCGCTGCACGCGCTCGCCCATCGCAGCGAGGCACGCCATCACGCGGCGGCTCATCTCGGACAGCGCGGCGACTTCGTCGGCGGCGCCGAGTGCGATCGCTTCGCGCGGCATGCCGAAGACGATACAGCTCGCTTCGTCCTGGGCAAATGTGTACGCGCCCGCCTGTTTCATATCGAGTAGCCCGGCCGCGCCGTCGCGGCCCATGCCGGTCAGGATCACGCCGACTGCATTCTTGCCCGCGTGTTGCGCGGCCGAGCGAAACAGCACATCCACCGACGGCCGATGCCGGTTCACCGGCGGTTCGTCCGACAGATGCGCAATGTAGTTTGCCCCGCTTCTTGCCAGCAGCAAATGCGCATGGCCGGGCGCGATGTACGCATGACCCGGCAGCACGCGCTCGCCGTGCTCTGCTTCTTTAACGGTAATCCGGCACAAACCATTGAGCCGCTGTGCAAAAGATTTCGTGAAACCGGGCGGCATATGCTGCGCGATCAGCACCGCGGGCGCATCGGGCGGCAGCGGCAGGAGCACTTCGCGGATCGCTTCGGTACCGCCCGTCGATGCGCCGACGATGATCAGCTTCTCGGTACTGACCAGTGGGTTGTTGAAGAGCGGCGCGAGCGTGGGCGCCTGCGCGGCGCCGGTTGCATCCGTGGGGCTTGTGCTGGCAGGCGTTTGCACGACGCGCTGCCGCACGCGCGCTCGCGCCGCCGCGCGTACCTTGTCGGCAAGCTTTTCCGCGTAGTCAAGCATGCCGTCACGAATGCCGACACGCGGTTTCGTCACGAAATCGACGGCACCGAGTTCGAGTGCGCGCAGCGTGATTTCCGAACCGCGTTCGGTCAGCGACGACACCATCACCACCGGCATCGGCCGCAGACGCATCAGCTTTTCGAGGAAGTCGAGACCGTCCATACGCGGCATTTCGACGTCGAGCGTCAGCACGTCCGGGTTGTGCTGCTTGATGAGTTCGCGCGCGACGAGCGGATCGGGCGCCGTCGCGACGACCGTCATGTCCGGCTGGCCGTTGATGATCTCCGTCATCAGGCTGCGAATCAGCGCCGAATCGTCGACGCACAGTACCTTGATCTTTTGCACAGCGCTCACGCCTCCTCGGCCGTTCTGGCGTTGCTGGATTGATCGGGCTTGCCACCGCTGCCGAACAGTTCGATGCGCGGTTTGGCGGGGTTGCCAGGGTTGTTGCCCGATGTGCCGTTTTGAGTACCACCGGTTGCATTGCCGAACAGTTCGACACGCGGTCGCGGCGCTGGGCTCGCAAACAGCTCGACGCGTTCGCGTGCCCGCGCGAGCCGTTCGGCGCGTGCCACCGAGGTCTGCTGCGCCAGCGCCTGTTCGCGCTCGGCGACGCGCGCCTCCTGTTGCAGCCGCAGCTTCTTCACCATCACCTGGCCCGTGCGCGGCATGAACGCGACCTTGCGCGGATGCTCGCCCTGCAGGTCTTCGGCAAGGATCGGAATCTTTTCGAGTGCGAGGTAGCGGCGCACGAAGGTCGAATTGCGGTCGCCGATGTTCATCGTCGTCATGCCCGCGAGCACGGCCGCGCCGCCGAACACTTTCGCCTCCAGCCGTTCGCGCCGGCCACCCGCCTTGATCATTTCGTTGATCAGCACTTCCATCGCATAGGCGCCGTAGCGCATCGCATCCGAGGCGGCCTGCGCGACGTCCGCGCCGTCGTCGGGGAGCATGAAGTGATTCATCCCGCCGATGCCCGCGCTGCGATCCTGGATGCACGCCGCCACGCACGAGCCGAGTACCGTGACGAGCACCATGTCTTCGCCCGTCATGAAGAACTCGTTCGGCAGCAGCTTCACACCGGGGCGCTTGAAGTGGTTGTCGT encodes the following:
- the flhB gene encoding flagellar biosynthesis protein FlhB; this translates as MAEDSDLEKTEAATPRRVDKAREEGQVARSRELASFALLSAGFFGVWGMAGPIATHLRAMLRNSFTFDHTAVFDSHQMMSGAAVAGREGLYALAPVLGLTGAAALFAPMALGGWLISSKSLEPNFGRLNPLTGLGRIFSINGPIQLGLSLAKTLVVGLVGGIAVWQRRDEVIALCTQPLDVALANAGHLIAVCCAMTVAGMLLVAALDVPYQLWQFQKKLRMSKDEVKREHRENEGDPLVKGRIRSQARALARRRMMSEVPKADVVVTNPTHFAVALKYTDGEMRAPKVVAKGVNLVALRIREIAAEHNVPLLEAPPLARALYHNVDLNREIPGALYGAVAEVLAWVYQLRRFNTEGGVAPTVPTSFDVPAELDKGAISDDEAAEEAAEALAKEDETRRGGRA
- a CDS encoding DUF3443 domain-containing protein gives rise to the protein MQTVQSKAPIKTQWVRWVQAAGLAIAAACIAGCGGGGGSSGGGSTPVTPAGGNQVALTVNAGVANVVNIPTVSVTVCPPGSTSNCQTINNIQVDTGSYGLRVVSSALTSSLSGALPVTTVSGAQIAECAQFAIGYTWGTVRTANVTIGSETASSIPVQIIGDLASSTVPATGCANGPAQNTASALGANGILGIGVAPNDCGTTCATSANSSIYYSCPSGTNCTKTTLPTTQQVANPVQNFPVDNNGVVLQMPSISSTGATSASGTLTFGIGTQANNTLTASQTFTTNSAGNMVSSTFNGSTVTAFLDSGSNAYFLSDQTLTQCTNSNYSGFYCPSTPTSRTATLVGVNGTVGTVTMNVTSAATLFGNTSNYAFNDLAAAGGLGQLDLGLPFFYGRTIFFGMDRRATGGAAPYVAF
- a CDS encoding DUF2844 domain-containing protein: MSSPLRRAVIVTTLGSSLVLSAVPAAQAALGGSPMTPPDGSTVTTRVMHATSSAASASTASSTAAAAYSVRETTLASGTVVREYLSQAGTVFGIAWNGPQMPDLNSLLGTYFPQYVDGLTAVRTARGGHGPASVQSDNLVVQSGGHMGAFAGNAWLPQALPAGVSSSDIQ
- the cheZ gene encoding protein phosphatase CheZ, encoding MNQPSNASGFDLKEDSGGDFASDRILARIGQLTRTLRDSMRELGLDKHVERAAEAVPDARDRLKYVATMTEQAAERVLTAIEVAKPIQEQLQRDAGKLDARWAEWYAAPIERDEVRALMSDTRGFLSALPESTGATNAQLLEIMLAQDFQDLTGQVIKKIMDVVYLIEQQLLGVLVENIAPERREQFAATAAALAAAHPATDHAGAAGPTETLVNGPQINPEGKPDVMQDQAQVDDLLASLGF
- the cheY gene encoding chemotaxis response regulator CheY; amino-acid sequence: MDKGMKILVVDDFPTMRRIVRNLLKELGYGNVDEAEDGMAGLARLRSGTYDFVISDWNMPNLDGLAMLKAIRADAGLAHLPVLMVTAESKKENIIAAAQAGASGYVVKPFTAATLDEKVNKILEKMAKAGS
- a CDS encoding protein-glutamate methylesterase/protein-glutamine glutaminase; the encoded protein is MQKIKVLCVDDSALIRSLMTEIINGQPDMTVVATAPDPLVARELIKQHNPDVLTLDVEMPRMDGLDFLEKLMRLRPMPVVMVSSLTERGSEITLRALELGAVDFVTKPRVGIRDGMLDYAEKLADKVRAAARARVRQRVVQTPASTSPTDATGAAQAPTLAPLFNNPLVSTEKLIIVGASTGGTEAIREVLLPLPPDAPAVLIAQHMPPGFTKSFAQRLNGLCRITVKEAEHGERVLPGHAYIAPGHAHLLLARSGANYIAHLSDEPPVNRHRPSVDVLFRSAAQHAGKNAVGVILTGMGRDGAAGLLDMKQAGAYTFAQDEASCIVFGMPREAIALGAADEVAALSEMSRRVMACLAAMGERVQRV
- the cheD gene encoding chemoreceptor glutamine deamidase CheD, whose protein sequence is MSTALPIATNLYYDNHFKRPGVKLLPNEFFMTGEDMVLVTVLGSCVAACIQDRSAGIGGMNHFMLPDDGADVAQAASDAMRYGAYAMEVLINEMIKAGGRRERLEAKVFGGAAVLAGMTTMNIGDRNSTFVRRYLALEKIPILAEDLQGEHPRKVAFMPRTGQVMVKKLRLQQEARVAEREQALAQQTSVARAERLARARERVELFASPAPRPRVELFGNATGGTQNGTSGNNPGNPAKPRIELFGSGGKPDQSSNARTAEEA